From a region of the Odoribacter splanchnicus DSM 20712 genome:
- a CDS encoding TolC family protein has translation MKRGVLIIFVAILIPCLLQAQTTPNDPQRLTLEQAVNFAVEHNKELQASQMNIELRNKMVTEAISQGLPQINGDLNYSTNFRYKMSFPGSESSTVLKDQSSVGVTVNQLLFSGEWILGIQTSKIAKLIASQQVDVTELDIKETVYNSYYTILVSERLMEIVKQNLENMSQIQRHTENMLAAGTAEPTDVDQIRITVGQLKNSLLAMQRTVDVNYNLLRLQLGLQAGTPITLADQLDNFLEVGNFLKLAGQEFDINQNAQYKLMETQEELQKKMVGLKKWAYSPTISANYGYTYKILKPSLDFSPKHSATITMSIPIFSGLQRKAQLDQEKITLEQTTLNKSLLADQLNLQEEQYKFALKNALEDYNLQSENIQVARKVLENYQYKYNAGAVSSLDLTQANNNYLTAENNYTSACLTLLQAQTQLEKLYNELK, from the coding sequence ATGAAAAGAGGAGTATTAATCATTTTTGTTGCGATTCTCATTCCGTGTTTGCTGCAAGCCCAGACCACACCGAATGATCCCCAGCGTCTGACGCTAGAACAAGCGGTAAATTTTGCCGTAGAGCACAACAAAGAACTACAGGCATCCCAAATGAATATCGAATTGAGAAATAAAATGGTGACAGAAGCCATTTCTCAAGGTTTGCCTCAAATCAACGGCGATCTGAACTATAGCACCAATTTCAGATATAAGATGAGTTTCCCTGGATCGGAATCGTCTACCGTACTGAAAGACCAGTCGAGCGTCGGGGTTACCGTTAACCAACTGCTATTCAGTGGTGAATGGATATTGGGAATACAAACCAGTAAGATTGCTAAACTGATTGCTTCTCAGCAAGTGGATGTAACCGAATTGGATATTAAAGAAACGGTTTATAATTCGTATTATACCATCCTGGTGAGCGAACGCCTGATGGAAATCGTAAAGCAGAACCTGGAAAATATGAGCCAGATACAGCGTCATACCGAAAATATGCTGGCAGCAGGTACTGCCGAGCCGACAGACGTCGATCAGATCCGCATCACTGTCGGACAGTTGAAAAACAGCCTTCTGGCTATGCAACGGACAGTAGACGTAAACTATAATTTATTGCGCCTGCAACTGGGTTTACAAGCCGGGACTCCGATCACCCTGGCCGATCAACTGGATAATTTTCTGGAAGTCGGTAATTTCCTGAAACTGGCCGGCCAGGAATTCGATATCAACCAGAATGCCCAATACAAACTGATGGAGACCCAGGAGGAATTACAAAAGAAAATGGTAGGATTGAAAAAATGGGCTTATTCACCGACGATCTCTGCAAACTACGGTTACACCTATAAAATCCTGAAACCTAGCTTGGATTTCAGTCCGAAACATTCAGCTACCATTACGATGAGTATTCCTATTTTTTCAGGTCTGCAACGTAAAGCGCAGCTCGATCAGGAGAAAATCACGCTGGAACAAACCACGCTGAACAAGAGTTTATTGGCGGATCAATTGAACTTACAGGAAGAGCAATATAAATTCGCCCTGAAAAATGCTTTGGAAGATTATAACCTGCAAAGTGAGAATATTCAGGTTGCCCGGAAAGTGCTGGAAAATTACCAGTATAAATACAATGCCGGAGCCGTATCCAGTTTAGATCTGACCCAGGCCAACAATAATTACCTGACCGCAGAAAACAACTATACTTCGGCTTGTTTAACATTATTACAGGCACAAACTCAACTGGAGAAACTGTATAACGAGCTAAAATAA
- the nrdG gene encoding anaerobic ribonucleoside-triphosphate reductase activating protein: MNLFLLDIIEDTVVDGPGFRTSLYAAGCRHHCPGCHNPQSWEREHGHAVGVEEVAERLLTDPFSNITFSGGDPLEQVEAFTELAKLIKNKSKKNIWCYTGYRYEEVCRSARLAQILPYIDVLVDGRFNQHLRDTDLLFRGSSNQRLIDVPESLLKGKIQLYDYSPYPVIAV; this comes from the coding sequence ATGAACCTGTTTTTATTGGATATTATCGAAGATACCGTGGTAGATGGTCCGGGATTCCGGACCTCTCTCTATGCGGCAGGATGCCGGCATCATTGCCCCGGTTGTCATAATCCCCAATCCTGGGAACGTGAGCATGGGCATGCGGTCGGAGTAGAAGAGGTGGCCGAACGCTTGCTGACCGATCCTTTTTCAAATATTACTTTTAGTGGGGGAGACCCTTTGGAGCAAGTCGAAGCATTTACTGAATTGGCTAAGTTGATTAAAAACAAAAGCAAAAAGAATATTTGGTGTTATACCGGTTATCGCTACGAAGAGGTGTGCCGGTCTGCCCGGTTGGCACAAATCTTGCCTTATATCGATGTTTTGGTAGATGGACGTTTTAATCAGCATTTGCGGGATACCGATTTGCTTTTCAGGGGAAGTAGCAATCAACGGCTGATCGATGTTCCTGAATCCCTCTTGAAAGGGAAAATACAACTTTACGATTACTCACCTTATCCTGTTATTGCCGTATAG
- a CDS encoding TetR/AcrR family transcriptional regulator, whose protein sequence is MTESEFNRAREELLENISELFLKYGLRSTSMDDICSHLKISKKTLYQYFSNKDDLVEQIMMHRRNNYRTQKDIEELKQHNSVEIMLTIRDHIIRSFNSRMPANLFDLKKYHPDVYQRVNNKDQIFIQNLFNEVIDKGIRDGYFRSDINREIQVYLFVKQMSLIGEPEMISELKYPISTIVSTIVENIIRSFATPQGMHELEHLLYNKPHEKTTKP, encoded by the coding sequence ATGACAGAAAGCGAATTTAATCGGGCAAGAGAAGAACTATTAGAAAATATTTCTGAGTTATTTTTAAAATATGGCTTAAGAAGTACTTCAATGGACGATATCTGTTCGCATCTCAAGATCTCGAAAAAAACTTTATACCAATATTTCAGTAATAAAGACGATCTTGTCGAACAGATCATGATGCACCGTAGAAATAATTACCGTACACAGAAGGATATCGAAGAACTGAAACAACATAATTCTGTAGAGATCATGTTGACGATCAGAGACCATATCATCCGGAGCTTCAACAGCAGGATGCCGGCGAATTTATTCGATTTAAAGAAATACCATCCGGATGTTTATCAACGAGTAAATAACAAAGATCAGATTTTTATCCAAAATTTATTTAACGAAGTGATCGACAAAGGGATACGGGATGGTTATTTCCGGTCTGATATCAATCGTGAGATCCAGGTCTACCTGTTTGTAAAGCAAATGTCTCTCATCGGTGAGCCGGAAATGATCAGTGAATTGAAATATCCGATTTCTACGATCGTCTCTACGATTGTAGAAAATATTATCCGCAGTTTCGCGACTCCCCAAGGGATGCATGAATTGGAACATTTACTTTATAATAAACCTCATGAAAAAACAACTAAGCCATGA
- a CDS encoding YitT family protein: MGFVTKEKFLSKDFFITYAWLLGGCFVFALGAVMFAEPYGFAPGGTYGLSMVFHHLWGWETEIAALCMDVPLLLLGIYFLGGMFGVKTIICTFAIPAFMRLIHYLYGYDALLEPGITDRTLLNEQLLSAIFGGIVYGIGIGMIFKARATSGGSDIISMILNKYTHISLGTLVIIVDCTITLSTVVAFGDWRLPMYSWIIVFIEGKVIDLVIDGAAVHKTLMIVTDKLDPVKDVIIKDINRGATLLPAVGMYRGESRNMIYTILTRREMMILRHRIAEIDPEAFINVIDSKEILGRGFKPLKES, from the coding sequence ATGGGATTTGTTACGAAAGAGAAATTTCTCTCTAAAGATTTTTTTATAACCTATGCCTGGTTGTTGGGCGGATGTTTTGTTTTTGCCCTGGGGGCGGTGATGTTTGCTGAGCCTTATGGGTTTGCTCCCGGAGGAACTTACGGATTGTCTATGGTATTTCACCATTTGTGGGGGTGGGAGACTGAAATTGCAGCCCTGTGTATGGACGTTCCTTTACTCTTGTTGGGAATTTACTTTTTGGGAGGTATGTTCGGGGTAAAAACCATTATCTGTACGTTCGCTATTCCGGCATTTATGCGTCTCATCCACTATTTATACGGCTATGATGCCTTGTTGGAGCCCGGTATTACGGATCGTACGTTACTGAACGAACAGTTGTTGTCCGCTATTTTCGGAGGAATTGTTTATGGTATCGGGATCGGTATGATCTTTAAGGCACGGGCAACTTCCGGAGGATCCGATATCATTTCTATGATTTTGAATAAATATACCCACATATCGCTTGGAACTTTGGTGATTATTGTCGACTGTACCATTACGTTGTCGACGGTTGTTGCTTTCGGTGACTGGCGTTTACCGATGTATTCCTGGATTATCGTATTTATCGAAGGAAAAGTGATCGATCTGGTAATCGACGGTGCTGCTGTACATAAGACCCTGATGATTGTCACTGATAAGTTAGATCCGGTGAAGGATGTCATTATCAAGGATATCAACCGGGGAGCAACCTTATTGCCGGCTGTCGGTATGTATCGGGGAGAAAGCCGCAATATGATCTACACCATCCTCACACGCCGTGAAATGATGATTTTACGGCATCGGATTGCAGAAATCGACCCCGAAGCCTTTATCAATGTAATCGATTCGAAAGAAATTCTGGGACGCGGCTTTAAACCGCTGAAAGAAAGTTGA
- a CDS encoding PG0541 family transporter-associated protein, protein MKKAVFITYNQALTERVAFLLDQLQIKGFTQWPLVNGAGTETGEPRMGSHTWPEMNSATITIVEEEMVPLILKYVKALDEVNKENGIRAFVWDITDMY, encoded by the coding sequence ATGAAGAAAGCAGTATTCATAACATACAACCAAGCCCTGACAGAGCGAGTAGCTTTTCTCCTCGATCAATTACAGATCAAAGGATTTACACAATGGCCTCTGGTTAACGGAGCAGGAACAGAAACCGGAGAACCTCGTATGGGATCTCATACCTGGCCGGAAATGAACTCCGCCACCATTACCATCGTCGAAGAAGAAATGGTGCCCCTGATTCTGAAATACGTCAAAGCGTTGGATGAAGTAAACAAAGAAAACGGTATCCGGGCTTTTGTCTGGGATATTACCGATATGTATTAA
- a CDS encoding efflux RND transporter periplasmic adaptor subunit codes for MIKNVILSTLAIAVLAGCSGKKDSDKDTSVVEAIPVKVQKLEKENIARTLDYTANLQADEQVYYAPAATGRIEKIYVEVGDRIKKGQLLVEMDRTNLQQAEVQLKNLETEYNRAKMLNETQSISKQAYDAAVTQYEVAKSNVDFLKENTRMLAPFNGVVTGKYFENGEVYTGAAFGGASKPSIIAIEKINPLKAYVNLSEQYFLSVKKGTKVELKSSLYPDRIFEGQVSIVYPTIDPASRTFTVEVKIPNDDEALRPGMYGTINFFIGNTETVVVPAIAVLKLQGANDRYVFINKDGKAKRVSVNLGKRFEDKIELISDEIQEGDELIVVGQGRVIDGSPITITQ; via the coding sequence ATGATAAAGAACGTAATTTTATCTACCCTCGCGATTGCTGTATTAGCCGGTTGTTCAGGAAAGAAAGATTCTGACAAAGATACCAGCGTAGTTGAAGCTATCCCGGTGAAAGTTCAAAAACTGGAAAAAGAAAACATTGCCCGTACCCTGGACTACACAGCAAATTTACAGGCAGACGAGCAAGTGTATTATGCACCTGCAGCTACCGGACGTATTGAAAAAATCTATGTAGAAGTTGGGGACCGGATTAAAAAAGGACAATTATTAGTCGAAATGGACCGGACGAATCTGCAACAAGCCGAAGTCCAGTTAAAAAATCTGGAAACCGAATACAACCGGGCTAAAATGCTGAATGAAACTCAGAGTATCAGTAAGCAAGCCTACGATGCTGCAGTGACCCAATATGAGGTAGCTAAATCGAACGTAGACTTCCTGAAAGAAAATACCCGGATGTTGGCTCCTTTCAACGGAGTAGTGACCGGAAAATATTTCGAAAACGGAGAAGTATATACAGGAGCTGCTTTCGGTGGTGCTTCCAAACCATCGATCATTGCAATTGAAAAAATCAATCCCCTGAAAGCCTACGTAAATCTTTCGGAACAATATTTCTTATCGGTAAAGAAAGGCACGAAAGTAGAATTGAAAAGTAGCCTTTACCCCGACCGGATATTCGAAGGACAGGTAAGTATCGTTTATCCGACGATCGATCCGGCTTCGAGAACTTTCACCGTTGAAGTGAAGATTCCGAACGATGACGAAGCATTACGTCCCGGTATGTACGGAACCATCAATTTCTTTATCGGAAATACCGAAACCGTTGTTGTTCCTGCTATCGCTGTGTTGAAACTTCAGGGTGCGAATGACCGCTACGTATTCATCAACAAAGACGGTAAAGCCAAAAGAGTATCCGTGAATTTAGGGAAGCGTTTTGAAGATAAGATCGAATTGATCAGCGACGAAATCCAGGAAGGAGACGAATTGATCGTTGTCGGTCAGGGACGTGTTATCGACGGTTCACCCATTACTATCACTCAATAA
- a CDS encoding anaerobic ribonucleoside triphosphate reductase: MIQTVLKRDGRVVGFNEEKIVAAVRRAMLHTDKGEDMQLAHEIADRIACRGQEQMSVEDIQNCVEIELMKSRRKDVAQLYIAYRNQRSVARKAKTRDIFLEIIETKSNEVTRENANMNADTPAGMMMKFSSETTKPFVDDYLLVEEVKNAVRQGYLHIHDKDYYPTKSLTCVQHPLDKILKNGFYVGHGESRPAKRIETASILGCISLETAQNEMHGGQAIPAFDFYLAPYVRNSFIEEVKVLEEITGEDYKHLYHFPIKDYVRIELDGLSGDERVLQHAINRTVSRVHQSMEAFIHNMNTIHSRGGNQVVFSSVNYGTDTSAEGRCIIREMLTSTYRGVGSGGTAIFPIQIWKKKRGVNYLPQDPNYDLYVFACKVSARRFFPNFINLDATFNRHELWKADDPERFRYETATMGCRTRVFENRFGEKTSIGRGNLSFSTINIVRLAIECMDISEREERIRTFFSKLDELLELTALQLHRRFEFQKTARAKQFPLLMSSLWVGTEKLKPEDTIESVINQGTLGIGFIGLAECLVALTGKHHAEDPAAQQLGIRIITRFRDKANEFSERWQHNYSVLATPAEGLSGRFTQKDKKSFGIIPGVTDREYYTNSNHVPVYYRCSARHKAEIEAPYHDLTRGGHIFYVEIDGDATHNPDAIMSVVDMMDRYNMGYCSVNHNRNRCMDCGHEDATDGLEECPNCGGHHIDRLQRITGYLVGTTNRWNQAKLAELNDRVRHN; encoded by the coding sequence ATGATTCAGACTGTATTGAAAAGAGATGGCCGTGTAGTTGGCTTTAATGAGGAGAAAATCGTTGCTGCAGTGAGAAGAGCGATGCTGCATACCGATAAAGGAGAAGATATGCAATTGGCACATGAAATTGCCGATCGTATCGCTTGCCGGGGACAGGAGCAGATGAGTGTCGAAGATATTCAAAACTGTGTGGAAATCGAATTGATGAAGAGCCGCCGTAAAGATGTGGCTCAATTATATATTGCTTACCGGAATCAGCGTAGTGTGGCCCGTAAAGCGAAAACCCGGGATATTTTTTTGGAAATCATAGAGACGAAATCGAATGAGGTGACCCGGGAAAATGCCAATATGAATGCGGATACGCCTGCCGGGATGATGATGAAATTTTCCAGTGAAACGACAAAGCCGTTTGTCGACGATTATTTGTTGGTAGAAGAAGTAAAAAATGCCGTTCGGCAAGGATATCTGCACATACACGATAAAGATTATTATCCGACCAAAAGTCTCACCTGCGTACAGCATCCCTTGGATAAGATCCTGAAAAACGGATTCTATGTCGGTCATGGTGAATCCCGTCCGGCAAAACGGATCGAGACGGCTAGCATCCTCGGTTGCATTTCGCTCGAGACGGCTCAGAATGAAATGCATGGCGGACAGGCGATTCCGGCTTTTGATTTTTATCTGGCACCTTATGTGCGGAATAGTTTTATCGAAGAGGTGAAAGTATTGGAAGAGATTACCGGCGAAGATTACAAACACCTGTACCATTTTCCCATCAAAGATTATGTCCGGATTGAGCTGGACGGTTTGAGCGGGGATGAGCGGGTTTTACAACATGCGATCAACCGGACGGTAAGTCGTGTACATCAGTCTATGGAGGCTTTTATCCATAATATGAATACCATTCATAGCCGGGGAGGCAATCAGGTTGTTTTCAGTTCTGTCAATTACGGTACGGATACTTCTGCCGAAGGCCGTTGTATTATTCGGGAAATGCTGACCTCTACCTATCGGGGAGTGGGAAGCGGAGGTACGGCTATCTTTCCGATTCAGATCTGGAAAAAGAAACGGGGCGTGAATTATTTACCTCAGGATCCCAATTACGACTTATATGTTTTTGCTTGTAAAGTCAGTGCCCGGCGTTTTTTTCCCAACTTCATCAACCTGGACGCTACTTTTAACCGGCATGAATTGTGGAAAGCCGACGATCCGGAGCGTTTTCGCTATGAGACGGCTACCATGGGATGCCGGACCCGGGTTTTTGAAAACCGCTTCGGAGAGAAGACTTCCATCGGTAGGGGAAATCTTTCTTTCTCGACGATAAACATTGTACGTCTGGCTATCGAATGTATGGATATTTCCGAACGGGAAGAAAGAATCCGGACATTTTTCTCGAAATTGGACGAACTCCTTGAGTTGACGGCTTTGCAATTACATCGTCGGTTTGAGTTTCAGAAAACTGCCCGGGCAAAGCAATTCCCTCTCTTAATGAGTTCTCTGTGGGTAGGAACGGAGAAGTTGAAACCTGAAGATACGATAGAGAGTGTTATAAATCAAGGGACACTGGGGATCGGTTTTATCGGTTTGGCCGAATGTTTGGTCGCGTTGACAGGTAAGCACCATGCAGAAGATCCGGCTGCACAGCAGTTAGGGATCCGAATTATAACCCGTTTCCGGGATAAAGCGAATGAATTTTCGGAGCGCTGGCAGCACAATTATAGTGTATTGGCTACTCCTGCCGAAGGATTGAGCGGGAGATTCACTCAGAAGGATAAAAAGAGTTTCGGAATCATCCCGGGAGTGACCGACCGGGAATATTACACGAACTCGAATCATGTGCCTGTCTATTATCGATGCAGTGCCCGGCATAAAGCAGAAATAGAAGCTCCTTACCATGATCTGACCCGCGGAGGGCATATCTTCTATGTAGAGATCGATGGAGATGCAACCCACAATCCGGATGCGATTATGTCGGTGGTAGACATGATGGACCGCTATAATATGGGGTATTGTTCTGTCAATCACAACCGTAACCGCTGTATGGATTGTGGACATGAAGACGCGACCGACGGTTTGGAAGAATGCCCCAATTGCGGAGGACATCATATCGATCGCCTGCAACGGATTACCGGATATCTGGTCGGTACGACAAATCGCTGGAATCAGGCGAAACTGGCTGAATTGAATGATCGGGTCAGACATAATTAG
- a CDS encoding C-GCAxxG-C-C family protein: MEDRIQRAVELFRQGYNCSQSVCAAFADEYGYTFEQALRMSASFGGGIGRMRMTCGAACGMFILAGLETGCVEGKDREGKEANYRLVQQLAEKFVKRNGSLICGELLGVTPPRIGFDPVPEARTPEYYKKRPCLKTVEEAARIWVEYLQNEKSKVKDEE; encoded by the coding sequence ATGGAAGACCGGATACAGCGTGCCGTCGAATTATTCCGGCAAGGCTACAATTGTTCACAGTCGGTATGTGCTGCTTTTGCAGACGAGTATGGTTATACTTTCGAACAGGCATTACGGATGTCGGCTTCGTTCGGTGGAGGGATCGGTCGGATGAGAATGACTTGCGGTGCTGCTTGCGGAATGTTTATATTGGCAGGCCTCGAAACAGGTTGTGTAGAGGGAAAAGATAGGGAAGGGAAAGAAGCGAATTATAGACTGGTACAACAATTGGCAGAGAAATTTGTGAAGCGTAACGGTTCGTTGATCTGCGGTGAATTGTTGGGGGTGACTCCCCCAAGAATCGGGTTCGATCCGGTGCCTGAAGCCCGGACACCCGAATATTATAAAAAACGTCCTTGTCTCAAAACAGTGGAAGAAGCAGCCCGAATTTGGGTGGAATATCTACAAAATGAAAAATCAAAAGTAAAAGACGAAGAATAA
- a CDS encoding efflux RND transporter permease subunit encodes MSIYNTAVNKPISTLMVFIAIMVLGVASYIQLPVDQYPKMDPPYLTVMATYPGANASDIEENVTKILEDQLNSVDNLKEMTSTSYDNLGVISLEFEWEANLDEASNDVRDAVDKAMQNLPDDIDRPTIMRFNTSMMPILIYAVTADQSYPGIDKILDDKLITRLNRVDGVASVIVAGAPERVVYVDLDPNKLDAYNLTLEQIGNKILAENKDVSSGNVKMGLMDYALRVEGEFAESDQIKNIVLGTQNNKTIYLHDVAVVRDTIKDITLEQTINRGRGGVLMITKQTDANAVAVAKEAKKQLELAMKELPSDINFQIISDNSDFIVKSINNLQETLMYASIFVVLVVFLFLGRWRATFIIALTIPISLIVAFIYLFATGESLNVISLSSLSIAIGMVVDDAIVVLENVTKHIDRGSRPREAAKYGTNEVWLSVIVTTLVTVAVFFPLTLVTGMTGILFKQLGWIVCITVCTSTLTAISLTPMLCSQLMRIQEKTSNSKFSFYNFVSRQLDRLDSGYERLIRWVLHHKTFVICFMTAIFLGSCSLTRFIKTDFMPQNDQSNMTVYAKMQSGQRVEETKRVALQIDSMIRADIPEITIINLSYGSEEEASFASMMNSTGNNILNMRLRTVDIKDRERSIFVIADQVRSILKSFPDVLQYTVSTSSSGGSMGSNSVDIEIMGHDFNTTTRLAQDIAVKARQIPGAEDIKISRDDDKAELQIALDQDKLARHGLTTSEVGSYVRNRIYGFRNSKFKEDGEEYDIIVRLDEKYRSSLTEIENILIIDGHGEKIRLKELGEIKEYFSPPNIERKSKQRILKVSITPAAGVALGDIAQASQQIIDNLEDVPQDVSLYIGGNYEDQQESFSSLIWLLLLSLMLVYIVMAAQFESFKMPFIIMLAIPFAFTGVILALLLTNTTLSIVAALGAIMLVGIVTKNGIVLIDFINLMRERGIRLYDAIAQACRSRLRPVLMTSLTTILGMVPMAISAGEGSETWRPMGIAVIGGMVFSTIITMIIVPAVYAAMDKSGSRDKKKALAKEFKFMKDFDPEKDLPKK; translated from the coding sequence ATGAGTATATACAATACAGCGGTCAACAAGCCTATTTCCACATTAATGGTATTTATCGCCATTATGGTATTAGGTGTTGCCTCTTATATACAGTTGCCGGTGGACCAATACCCTAAGATGGACCCGCCCTACCTCACAGTGATGGCAACTTATCCGGGAGCGAATGCTTCGGATATTGAGGAAAATGTAACCAAAATCCTGGAAGATCAATTGAACTCCGTAGATAATCTGAAAGAGATGACCTCTACGTCCTATGACAACTTAGGAGTAATCTCTCTGGAGTTCGAATGGGAAGCCAATCTGGACGAAGCATCCAACGACGTACGTGACGCTGTCGATAAAGCAATGCAAAATTTGCCGGACGATATCGACCGACCGACCATTATGCGTTTCAACACGTCTATGATGCCGATCCTGATTTATGCCGTCACGGCCGACCAATCTTATCCCGGTATAGACAAGATTCTGGATGACAAACTGATCACCCGTTTGAACCGGGTAGACGGTGTAGCTTCTGTGATCGTTGCCGGAGCACCGGAACGTGTGGTTTATGTCGATTTAGACCCGAATAAACTGGATGCTTACAACCTGACTCTCGAACAGATCGGTAACAAAATTCTGGCAGAGAACAAGGATGTTTCTTCCGGTAATGTGAAAATGGGGCTGATGGACTATGCCTTGCGTGTAGAAGGGGAGTTCGCAGAAAGCGACCAGATCAAAAATATCGTACTCGGCACTCAAAATAATAAAACCATCTATTTGCATGATGTTGCTGTCGTGCGGGATACGATCAAAGACATCACACTGGAACAAACGATCAACCGGGGACGCGGCGGTGTACTGATGATCACCAAACAAACCGACGCCAATGCCGTTGCCGTAGCTAAAGAAGCGAAAAAGCAACTGGAATTGGCGATGAAAGAATTGCCTTCGGACATCAACTTCCAAATCATTTCGGATAACTCGGACTTTATCGTAAAGTCGATCAACAACCTGCAGGAAACATTGATGTACGCTTCGATCTTTGTGGTATTGGTCGTATTTCTGTTCTTAGGACGATGGAGGGCCACCTTTATCATTGCTCTGACCATCCCGATCTCACTGATTGTCGCCTTCATCTATTTGTTTGCAACGGGTGAGTCTCTGAACGTAATTTCACTGTCCTCCCTCTCTATTGCAATCGGTATGGTGGTAGACGATGCCATCGTAGTGTTGGAAAACGTAACGAAACATATCGACCGGGGAAGCCGGCCACGTGAAGCAGCCAAATACGGAACGAATGAAGTATGGTTGTCTGTAATCGTCACCACACTGGTAACCGTAGCTGTGTTCTTCCCGCTGACCCTGGTAACCGGAATGACCGGAATCTTGTTCAAACAGTTGGGATGGATCGTTTGTATCACCGTATGTACCTCGACACTGACGGCTATTTCTCTGACTCCTATGCTTTGTTCACAATTAATGCGGATACAGGAAAAGACCAGTAACAGCAAGTTCAGCTTTTACAATTTCGTATCCCGGCAATTGGATAGGCTGGATTCAGGTTATGAAAGACTGATCCGTTGGGTACTGCATCATAAAACATTCGTCATTTGTTTCATGACTGCCATCTTCCTGGGGTCTTGCAGCCTTACGCGTTTTATCAAAACCGACTTTATGCCGCAGAACGACCAGAGCAATATGACTGTATATGCAAAAATGCAATCCGGTCAACGGGTAGAAGAGACGAAAAGAGTCGCTTTACAGATCGACTCAATGATCCGGGCAGATATACCGGAAATTACGATCATCAACTTGTCGTACGGTAGTGAAGAAGAAGCTTCCTTCGCTTCTATGATGAACAGTACCGGTAACAATATCCTGAATATGCGTTTACGTACCGTAGATATTAAAGACCGTGAACGGAGTATTTTCGTCATTGCCGACCAGGTTCGTTCTATCTTGAAGAGTTTCCCGGATGTACTGCAATATACAGTCAGTACCTCATCCAGCGGTGGTTCTATGGGTAGCAACTCTGTCGATATCGAAATTATGGGTCACGATTTCAACACAACCACCCGTTTGGCTCAGGATATCGCAGTGAAAGCCCGTCAGATCCCGGGAGCCGAAGATATCAAAATCAGCCGGGACGACGATAAAGCCGAACTCCAGATTGCTTTAGATCAGGATAAACTGGCTCGTCATGGTTTGACCACTTCAGAAGTCGGTTCTTATGTCCGTAACCGGATCTACGGTTTCCGTAACAGTAAATTCAAAGAAGACGGAGAAGAATACGACATCATCGTCCGCCTGGATGAGAAATACCGTTCTTCTCTGACGGAGATCGAAAATATCCTGATCATAGACGGCCACGGCGAAAAAATACGTCTGAAAGAATTGGGTGAAATCAAAGAGTACTTCTCACCGCCAAATATCGAGCGTAAAAGCAAACAGCGTATCCTGAAAGTGTCTATCACTCCGGCAGCTGGCGTAGCTTTAGGAGATATCGCACAGGCATCACAACAGATTATCGACAATCTGGAAGATGTACCTCAGGATGTCAGTCTTTACATCGGTGGTAACTACGAAGACCAGCAGGAATCCTTCAGTTCTTTGATCTGGCTGTTACTGTTGTCCCTGATGTTGGTATACATTGTGATGGCCGCTCAGTTCGAATCTTTCAAGATGCCGTTCATTATCATGTTGGCCATTCCGTTTGCATTCACAGGAGTAATTCTGGCCCTGTTGCTCACGAACACCACCTTGAGTATCGTGGCTGCCTTGGGTGCTATTATGTTGGTCGGTATCGTGACGAAGAACGGTATTGTGTTGATCGACTTTATCAACCTGATGCGTGAAAGAGGTATTCGCTTGTACGATGCTATTGCACAAGCTTGTCGTTCCCGTCTGCGTCCGGTATTGATGACCTCTTTGACTACGATTCTGGGTATGGTACCGATGGCGATCAGTGCAGGTGAAGGTTCCGAAACCTGGCGGCCAATGGGTATCGCAGTAATCGGTGGTATGGTTTTCTCCACCATCATTACGATGATCATCGTCCCGGCCGTATACGCTGCTATGGACAAAAGCGGTAGCCGTGACAAGAAAAAGGCACTGGCCAAAGAATTTAAATTTATGAAAGACTTCGATCCTGAAAAAGATCTACCCAAAAAGTAA